A genomic window from Camelus ferus isolate YT-003-E chromosome X, BCGSAC_Cfer_1.0, whole genome shotgun sequence includes:
- the CITED1 gene encoding cbp/p300-interacting transactivator 1 isoform X2: protein MEVNEFGQLASTARSTSALPPHPRPHTHAHPRTHPSAYKRRRRGRAAHEVPASPSAGLGGRQTWLRIPAPPLSSAVTLAQQLQLAASRPTNLSTFCQGSEMPTMSRPALDVKGGTSPAKEDANQEMSSLAYSNLGVKDRKAVAILHYPGVTSNGTKASGAPASSSGSPSPIGSPTATPPTKPPPFNLHPAPHLLASMQLQKLNSQYHGMAAAAAAASTAPGQPGEAGPLQNWGFGAQAGGAGSLSPSAGAQSPAIIDSDPVDEEVLMSLVVELGLDRANELPELWLGQNEFDFTADFPSGC from the exons ATGGAAGTTAACGAATTTGGGCAACTTGCCTCTACTGCCCGGTCGACCTCTGCTCTTCCCCCACACCCACGcccacatacacacgcacacccACGCACACACCCCTCTGCCTATAAACGCcggcggcggggccgggcggcACACGAAGTCCCTGCCTCGCCGAGCGCCGGACTTGGAGGCAGACAGACCTGGCTGCGAATCCCGGCTCCGCCACTTTCTAgcgctgtgaccttgg CACAACAGCTCCAGCTGGCAGCATCACGTCCCACCAATTTATCCACCTTCTGCCAAGGCTCTGAAATGCCAACTATGTCAAGGCCTGCGCTTGACGTCAAGGGTGGCACCTCACCTGCAAAGGAG GATGCCAACCAAGAGATGAGCTCTCTGGCCTACTCTAACCTGGGGGTGAAAGACCGCAAAGCAGTGGCCATTCTGCACTACCCTGGAGTAACCTCCAATGGAACCAAGGCCAGTGGGGCTCCTGCTAGTTCCTCGGGATCGCCATCTCCAATAGGCTCTCCTACTGCCACCCCTCCCACTAAGCCCCCACCCTTCAACCTGCACCCCGCCCCTCACCTGCTGGCCAGTATGCAGCTGCAGAAACTTAATAGCCAGTATCACGGGAtggccgctgctgccgccgcagCCTCCACTGCTCCGGGCCAACCCGGGGAGGCAGGGCCCCTGCAAAACTGGGGCTTCGGGGCTCAGGCGGGAGGGGCGGGgtcactctctccctctgccgGTGCCCAGAGCCCTGCCATCATCGATTCGGACCCGGTGGATGAGGAGGTGCTGATGTCGCTGGTGGTGGAACTGGGACTGGACCGAGCCAATGAGCTGCCGGAGCTGTGGCTGGGGCAGAATGAGTTTGACTTCACGGCAGACTTTCCATCTGGCTGCTGA
- the CITED1 gene encoding cbp/p300-interacting transactivator 1 isoform X4, which translates to MPTMSRPALDVKGGTSPAKEDANQEMSSLAYSNLGVKDRKAVAILHYPGVTSNGTKASGAPASSSGSPSPIGSPTATPPTKPPPFNLHPAPHLLASMQLQKLNSQYHGMAAAAAAASTAPGQPGEAGPLQNWGFGAQAGGAGSLSPSAGAQSPAIIDSDPVDEEVLMSLVVELGLDRANELPELWLGQNEFDFTADFPSGC; encoded by the exons ATGCCAACTATGTCAAGGCCTGCGCTTGACGTCAAGGGTGGCACCTCACCTGCAAAGGAG GATGCCAACCAAGAGATGAGCTCTCTGGCCTACTCTAACCTGGGGGTGAAAGACCGCAAAGCAGTGGCCATTCTGCACTACCCTGGAGTAACCTCCAATGGAACCAAGGCCAGTGGGGCTCCTGCTAGTTCCTCGGGATCGCCATCTCCAATAGGCTCTCCTACTGCCACCCCTCCCACTAAGCCCCCACCCTTCAACCTGCACCCCGCCCCTCACCTGCTGGCCAGTATGCAGCTGCAGAAACTTAATAGCCAGTATCACGGGAtggccgctgctgccgccgcagCCTCCACTGCTCCGGGCCAACCCGGGGAGGCAGGGCCCCTGCAAAACTGGGGCTTCGGGGCTCAGGCGGGAGGGGCGGGgtcactctctccctctgccgGTGCCCAGAGCCCTGCCATCATCGATTCGGACCCGGTGGATGAGGAGGTGCTGATGTCGCTGGTGGTGGAACTGGGACTGGACCGAGCCAATGAGCTGCCGGAGCTGTGGCTGGGGCAGAATGAGTTTGACTTCACGGCAGACTTTCCATCTGGCTGCTGA
- the CITED1 gene encoding cbp/p300-interacting transactivator 1 isoform X1, whose product MQGGGERLCPRPGPPPAFEAQAWAGGSGLGVATAWARQPHPGSCGRSPAPRDPRGCWDSVPQPALRFHTIRGDCTSSSAFKGPHTPAAAIKCSQRHSCRRGTAELPRGGSLRPAARPPPAGEGSFLARRKRAEEGTAPALALTQQLQLAASRPTNLSTFCQGSEMPTMSRPALDVKGGTSPAKEDANQEMSSLAYSNLGVKDRKAVAILHYPGVTSNGTKASGAPASSSGSPSPIGSPTATPPTKPPPFNLHPAPHLLASMQLQKLNSQYHGMAAAAAAASTAPGQPGEAGPLQNWGFGAQAGGAGSLSPSAGAQSPAIIDSDPVDEEVLMSLVVELGLDRANELPELWLGQNEFDFTADFPSGC is encoded by the exons AtgcagggtggtggggagagactgTGCCCCAGGCCCGGGCCCCCGCCCGCTTTTGAAGCGCAGGCGTGGGCCGGGGGCTCGGGGCTCGGGGTGGCCACGGCCTGGGCCCGCCAGCCGCACCCCGGGAGCTGTGGCCGGTCGCCGGCGCCGCGGGACCCGCGGGGCTGCTGGGACTCCGTTCCCCAGCCGGCCCTTCGCTTTCACACGATCCGCGGTGACTGCACCAGCTCGAGCGCCTTTAAAGGGCCACACACGCCAGCCGCCGCTATAAAATGTTCCCAGCGGCACAGCTGCAGAAGGGGCACCGCTGAGCTGCCGAGAGGAGGCTCGCTCCGCCCGGCTGCCCGCCCACCGCCCGCCGGCGAGGGGTCGTTCCTGGCgaggaggaagagggctgagGAAGGCACGGCACCCGCTCTGGCCCTCA CACAACAGCTCCAGCTGGCAGCATCACGTCCCACCAATTTATCCACCTTCTGCCAAGGCTCTGAAATGCCAACTATGTCAAGGCCTGCGCTTGACGTCAAGGGTGGCACCTCACCTGCAAAGGAG GATGCCAACCAAGAGATGAGCTCTCTGGCCTACTCTAACCTGGGGGTGAAAGACCGCAAAGCAGTGGCCATTCTGCACTACCCTGGAGTAACCTCCAATGGAACCAAGGCCAGTGGGGCTCCTGCTAGTTCCTCGGGATCGCCATCTCCAATAGGCTCTCCTACTGCCACCCCTCCCACTAAGCCCCCACCCTTCAACCTGCACCCCGCCCCTCACCTGCTGGCCAGTATGCAGCTGCAGAAACTTAATAGCCAGTATCACGGGAtggccgctgctgccgccgcagCCTCCACTGCTCCGGGCCAACCCGGGGAGGCAGGGCCCCTGCAAAACTGGGGCTTCGGGGCTCAGGCGGGAGGGGCGGGgtcactctctccctctgccgGTGCCCAGAGCCCTGCCATCATCGATTCGGACCCGGTGGATGAGGAGGTGCTGATGTCGCTGGTGGTGGAACTGGGACTGGACCGAGCCAATGAGCTGCCGGAGCTGTGGCTGGGGCAGAATGAGTTTGACTTCACGGCAGACTTTCCATCTGGCTGCTGA
- the CITED1 gene encoding cbp/p300-interacting transactivator 1 isoform X3, with the protein MEPSAQQLQLAASRPTNLSTFCQGSEMPTMSRPALDVKGGTSPAKEDANQEMSSLAYSNLGVKDRKAVAILHYPGVTSNGTKASGAPASSSGSPSPIGSPTATPPTKPPPFNLHPAPHLLASMQLQKLNSQYHGMAAAAAAASTAPGQPGEAGPLQNWGFGAQAGGAGSLSPSAGAQSPAIIDSDPVDEEVLMSLVVELGLDRANELPELWLGQNEFDFTADFPSGC; encoded by the exons ATGGAGCCATCCG CACAACAGCTCCAGCTGGCAGCATCACGTCCCACCAATTTATCCACCTTCTGCCAAGGCTCTGAAATGCCAACTATGTCAAGGCCTGCGCTTGACGTCAAGGGTGGCACCTCACCTGCAAAGGAG GATGCCAACCAAGAGATGAGCTCTCTGGCCTACTCTAACCTGGGGGTGAAAGACCGCAAAGCAGTGGCCATTCTGCACTACCCTGGAGTAACCTCCAATGGAACCAAGGCCAGTGGGGCTCCTGCTAGTTCCTCGGGATCGCCATCTCCAATAGGCTCTCCTACTGCCACCCCTCCCACTAAGCCCCCACCCTTCAACCTGCACCCCGCCCCTCACCTGCTGGCCAGTATGCAGCTGCAGAAACTTAATAGCCAGTATCACGGGAtggccgctgctgccgccgcagCCTCCACTGCTCCGGGCCAACCCGGGGAGGCAGGGCCCCTGCAAAACTGGGGCTTCGGGGCTCAGGCGGGAGGGGCGGGgtcactctctccctctgccgGTGCCCAGAGCCCTGCCATCATCGATTCGGACCCGGTGGATGAGGAGGTGCTGATGTCGCTGGTGGTGGAACTGGGACTGGACCGAGCCAATGAGCTGCCGGAGCTGTGGCTGGGGCAGAATGAGTTTGACTTCACGGCAGACTTTCCATCTGGCTGCTGA
- the CITED1 gene encoding cbp/p300-interacting transactivator 1 isoform X5, with translation MQGGGERLCPRPGPPPAFEAQAWAGGSGLGVATAWARQPHPGSCGRSPAPRDPRGCWDSVPQPALRFHTIRGDCTSSSAFKGPHTPAAAIKCSQRHSCRRGTAELPRGGSLRPAARPPPAGEGSFLARRKRAEEGTAPALALRQAASRSFQVAKLTGLVRVHPSQAAVLFGFLNFSF, from the exons AtgcagggtggtggggagagactgTGCCCCAGGCCCGGGCCCCCGCCCGCTTTTGAAGCGCAGGCGTGGGCCGGGGGCTCGGGGCTCGGGGTGGCCACGGCCTGGGCCCGCCAGCCGCACCCCGGGAGCTGTGGCCGGTCGCCGGCGCCGCGGGACCCGCGGGGCTGCTGGGACTCCGTTCCCCAGCCGGCCCTTCGCTTTCACACGATCCGCGGTGACTGCACCAGCTCGAGCGCCTTTAAAGGGCCACACACGCCAGCCGCCGCTATAAAATGTTCCCAGCGGCACAGCTGCAGAAGGGGCACCGCTGAGCTGCCGAGAGGAGGCTCGCTCCGCCCGGCTGCCCGCCCACCGCCCGCCGGCGAGGGGTCGTTCCTGGCgaggaggaagagggctgagGAAGGCACGGCACCCGCTCTGGCCCTCA GGCAGGCGGCATCGCGGAG TTTTCAGGTGGCGAAACTGACTGGTCTGGTTAGAGTGCATCCAAGCCAAGCCGCAGTactgtttggatttttaaatttctccttctgA